In Thermogemmata fonticola, the genomic stretch CGGCATCCCCGCCGGTATCGCCCGTATCGAAGCTGCCGCCGGCTCCGGTGTCGCCGCTGAAGTCCCCTTCGCCCGCCACCCCGCCGGAGCTGCCCGCCTCCGCGCTGCCCAGCCCGCTGCTGTCCCCGCCCCAGAAGCTGCTGCCGCCGAAGAGGTGATTGTACAGCCACATGCCCGCCATCGCGCCGAACAGCCCGCCGAGCAGGGAGGAGAAGAAGCCGCCGCCTCCGCCGCCCCCCGCTGCCGGTGCCGTCCCCGCGCCGCTGAGCGCCCGGATGAAGCCGACGATCAGCCACAGGGCCAACAGCGCCACCAAACCGATGCAAATCCACCCCGCCAGGCTATTGCCTTCCAGCTCCTGCACCGCTTTGGCCGGCCCCGGAAGACCCGCCCGCTGCCCCCCGCTGCTCGTCGGCGGGGTCGTATTCCGCAGGTCCTCCACCACAAACTGCACCGCCGCCACCAGGGCCTTGTCCCGCCGTTCTACCGCTTGTTCCGGCTTCTCCTTCTCCAGTTTCGCCGCCTCCCGGAACCCTTCCAGCAGAATGTCCCGTAGCTTCCGCTCGTCCGCTTCGCTCAAGCCCCGCTCCCGTGTCGCCTTGTCTGCGATCACCTGCACATAGCCGGGACTGCGGCAGACCAGAATGTAAATGCCCCGCGCCTTGTCCGCGGTCGCCAACTCGCGCGCCAGCTCCAGGAAAAACTTGCCCCGCTGCTTCTCGTCTTTGGGCACCTCCCGTCCCTGCGGCGGATGCGCCAGCACATCGACCGTCAGCACCAGACCGCCGTTGAAGAGCGTCTTCTCCATCACCTCCTTGGCCTGGGCGATCCCTTTGTCACTGAAAAAGCCGCTGGCATCGTTGAGGTACACATGCAAGGCCCCGGGCGCCTGCAGGCTGCTTCCCTCGCCGCGCACCCGCTCCGCCCCCCAGCCGCACAGCCCCAGCGCTACGAGTACCGCCAAAACCCGGCTCGCGCTCCCTGGTATCGTCCGTGGCATGGTTGGTGTCTCCTGTTTGGAAAAAGGCGTGAAAACACCCTCGCGTTTTCACCGCCGGCCTTCACCGCCGTCACTCGGTGATTCGCCCAGCCTTCGCCTGTATTTTATGCCCTCTCTGCCGCCCCTACCAGCCGCTCCGTGAGCCACCCCGTGAGCCGCCCCGCGCCTCCCCCGCCGGATCAATCCCTCCGCCGTCTCCGTCTCCGCCGTCTCCGTTCCCGCCGCCATTTTCCGCTCCCCGCGCAGGACATGTTCTATGTTTGCTAGCGATAGTTCCTGTGACGCCCGAAGGCCGCGGCAGGACCGCCTCCCGTTCCGGCACGCCCACCGGCCTGGTTCCCCACGGTCGCCCCGTTGTTCCGGTCCCCCGCTTGCGGCGGCGTGACCCTGCGGAGTCCCTGCGCATGCGCTTCATCATCGCCAACGAATTCTACGAGCAAATGCGGCAGATCGCCGATCACCCCCCGGATTGCTACGTCCGCCCCGGCGAATACCTCCACCACCTCTACATCGACGGCGTCAAATACGTGGTCGCCCCCGCCGTCTACGACTGCCTGCAACAAGCCGAAGCCAAAAACGACGCCGAAGCCATCGCCCACCTGCGCCTCCACTGGCAGCATTACCTGGCCCTGCGCGCCGAAGCCGAACAACTCGGCGCCCTCTCCGACGAAGTCACCCTCCTCGGCGACCCGCCCCCCGACGACAACGCCGCCCCCCCCACACCCGCCGCGCCCCCCTATGCACCCCCCATCCCCACCCGCTGGGAAGACCTCGGCCTGGACCTCGCCTTCCTCTACGACCTCATCCTCCGCACCCTCTTTGCCCGCGGCCAACTCCCCGCCGGCGAACTCGCCCGCACCCTCGCCCTCCCCTTCGGCCTCCTCAACCCCCTCCTGCAAAACATGCGCAAACAGGCCCTCATCGACATCGTCGCCCAGCACGGCCACGCCGGCGATGCCGGCTTCGTCTACGCCCTCAAACCCCCCAAAGGCAACGAAGCCCTCACCCTCGCCCTCGAAAAAACCACCTACGTCGGACCCGCTCCCGTCCCCTACCACGACTACGTCGAAACCGTCCTCGCCCAATCCATCCGACGACTCGTCGTCACCCGACGCACCATCCGCCAGGCCTTCCAAGACCTCGTCCTCGCCGAAGACCTCCTCCACCAAATCGGCCCCGCCATCAACTCCGCCCAGTCCATCTTCTTCTTCGGCTACCCCGGCAACGGCAAATCCAGCATCGCCGAACGCATCACCCGCCTCATGCACGATACCATCTACATCCCCCACGCCGTCGAAGTCCACGGCCAGGTCATCAAACTCTATGACCCCGTCCTCCACCACGCCGTCCCACCCGAATCCCCCGCTAACCCCGACGATCCCCCCCTCGCCCACGCTGCCCCCGCCGACCCCCGCTTCCTCCGCATCCAGCGACCCACCATCATCGTCGGCGGCGAACTCACCCTCGACATGCTCGACCTGCGCTACAACCCCACCACCCGACTCTACGAAGCCCCCCTGCAAATGAAAGCCAACGGCGGCGTCTTCATGATCGACGACTTCGGACGACAACAAGTCCGACCCATGGACCTCCTCAACCGCTGGATCATCCCCCTCGAAAAACACTACGACTACCTCACCACCGCCAGCGGCAACAAAATCGAAATCCCCTTCGATCAGCTCCTCATCTTCAGCACCAACCTCGACCCCCACCAGCTCGCCGACGAAGCCTTCCTCCGCCGCATCAAATTCAAAATCGAAGTCCGCAACCCCGACGAACACCAATACCGCCAGGTCTGGCAACTCGTCTGCCACACCCGCCGCATCCCCTACGACGAAGACGGCATCAACTACCTCATCGACAAATGGTACCGCCCCTACCAACGCCCCTTCCGCATGTGCCACCCCCGCGACCTGCTCGACCAAATGATCGCCATCGCCAAATACAACCTCGAACGCGTCAACTTCAGCCCGGACCTCATCGACGCCGCCTGCGCCACCTACTTCGTCAGCCAGGAGAAAAAAGACTTCGGCGCCCAACTCCGCCTGAGCTAAGCCCCTTATGGCCTGTAGACTTTCTCACTGACACCGCTCAGTCATACCACCCTTGGCTTTCCTTCTCCCCGCTTCCCCTCTGCCTTGGGCTTACCTTGAAGCTCAACGACAGCAGGGGGCGGACTAAGCTGGAAAAGCGCGCTGCGATGAGGTAGCATAGTCATTTGGCAGCATTACATCTCCGGTCGGGGCGTGTCTGACTCTGCCGCCGTATCTCCCCTTCAGGAGACCTCCATGTCAATCCTAGTTGCCTGCCCAAGTTGTGGTGCGCGGCTGAAAGTCCCGGATAACGC encodes the following:
- a CDS encoding ATP-binding protein, producing MLAIVPVTPEGRGRTASRSGTPTGLVPHGRPVVPVPRLRRRDPAESLRMRFIIANEFYEQMRQIADHPPDCYVRPGEYLHHLYIDGVKYVVAPAVYDCLQQAEAKNDAEAIAHLRLHWQHYLALRAEAEQLGALSDEVTLLGDPPPDDNAAPPTPAAPPYAPPIPTRWEDLGLDLAFLYDLILRTLFARGQLPAGELARTLALPFGLLNPLLQNMRKQALIDIVAQHGHAGDAGFVYALKPPKGNEALTLALEKTTYVGPAPVPYHDYVETVLAQSIRRLVVTRRTIRQAFQDLVLAEDLLHQIGPAINSAQSIFFFGYPGNGKSSIAERITRLMHDTIYIPHAVEVHGQVIKLYDPVLHHAVPPESPANPDDPPLAHAAPADPRFLRIQRPTIIVGGELTLDMLDLRYNPTTRLYEAPLQMKANGGVFMIDDFGRQQVRPMDLLNRWIIPLEKHYDYLTTASGNKIEIPFDQLLIFSTNLDPHQLADEAFLRRIKFKIEVRNPDEHQYRQVWQLVCHTRRIPYDEDGINYLIDKWYRPYQRPFRMCHPRDLLDQMIAIAKYNLERVNFSPDLIDAACATYFVSQEKKDFGAQLRLS